The sequence below is a genomic window from Nitrospirota bacterium.
AACCATCCGCTCCCTGAACCGCCACTTACCTGCGTGATAAGGTGATGAATTTATATTGACTATAAGCCTTGCACCTGCCAATGCCTGCTTCATACACGGCCCGTCCGGATACCATATATCTTCGCATATATTAACCCCGACAGGGACGCCCCGTATTATAAATATCTTTGAACCTGTACTGCTTTTAAAATATCTCCTCTCATCAAAGACCCCGTAATTCGGGAGATAATTTTTATGGTATATCCCTGCTATCTTTCCCTTGTACAAAACTGCTGCTGCATTGTATATGTCATCTGTCTTATCAACAAACCCGACCACAACAGCCAAATCCAAAGATGAGGTCTTTTTTGCTATTACTTCAAGAGATGCATAATTGTCATCCACAAACTTTGATTTAAGCAGGAGGTCTTCAGGAGGATAACCTGTTATTGCCAACTCTGGAAAGGAGATTATGTCCACCCCTTTCTTTCCTGCATCTATCGTAAAATCAATAATCTTCTCTACATTACCTTTCATATCCCCCACATGTGCATTTATCTGTCCTAAGGCAATGCGTAAAGATTGTTTTGTCATATTTGAGCTTTGAACTTTGAACTTTGAACTTTCACTCTAAAATCCTTCCGGCGGGGTTAGAAAACCCCGCCTATCCAGATATATATCAAGGATAGTTGGGACATTCTTGTCCCACTCTCTTTCATCATCCTTTGTGAGCGGCACGCTCATGGATGTTTTGTCTTATATCGCGTCCTCTCCGCGCTCCCCTGTCCTTATGCGCACGACGTCTTCCACATTGGTCACAAATATCTTGCCGTCTCCGATTCTTCCTGTCTTGGCAGTATTTACAATCGTCTCTATTACCTTTTCCACGAGGTCATCAGAAACCACAACCTCAAGTTTTATCTTTGGTAGGAAGTCTACAACATACTCAGCACCCCTGTACAACTCCGTATGCCCCTTTTGTCTTCCGAAGCCCTTAACCTCTGTAACAGTATTACCCTTAATGCCTATCTTGTTCAGGGCATCTTTCACCTCATCAAGTTTAAACGGTTTTATAATAGCCTCTACCTTTTTCATATATATCCTCCGGAATTTTTTAATAAATCAAAGCCACACCCAAATGCGGTAAAAGATTAGCAAATGGAAAATAAAAAGTAAAGCATATATTACATTGAGTATCCAGTCTCATTGTGCTGGGTTAAATCAAGCCCCATTATCTCATCCTCATTACTTACACGTAAACCGACAATTAGATCAACAATCTTCAGTAGAATAAATGATACAACAAATGCGAAAACCAGACTGGCAACCGTTGCTATAACCTGAATCCACAATTGATGGGGATTGCCGAAAAAGAGTCCGTCTGCACCTGCAGGGTTTACAGCCTTTGACGCAAAAAGTCCGGTAGCTATTGCACCCCACGTACCGCCGACCCCGTGCACCCCAAATGCATCAAGGGAGTCATCATATCCGAACTTGTTCTTTAAAATGACAACAGAATAAAAGCAAATAACTCCTGCACCGATTCCAATCAAAATAGCCGATACCGGCCCGACAAATCCTGAGGCCGGTGTAATTGCAACAAGGCCTGCTACTGCACCGCTCGCTGCCCCAAGTATCGTTGGTTTGCCATGATGCACCCACTCTACAAACGTCCATGCAAGTAACGCAGCAGCAGCGGCAATGTGTGTTACAACAAAGGCGCTTGTCGCAAGGCCGCCTGAAGTGAGAGCACTGCCGGCATTGAAGCCGAACCAGCCGAACCACAGAAGAGATGCCCCCATAACCACAAGTGTCATGTTGTGAGGCGGCATCGGCTCCCTCATATAACCGACCCTCTTTCCAATGAGGATGGCTGCGAGTAGAGCAGTTATTCCTGAACTAATGTGAACAACAGTACCTCCCGCAAAATCAAGTGCCCCCATATTTCTCATCCATCCGCCTAAACCCCATACCCAGTGGGCAAGCGGGTCATAGACTATGGTTGTCCATAGCAGGCTGAATATGACGAAGGCTGAGAACTTCATCCTTTCTGCATAAGCCCCTGCAATAAGGCAAGGGGTTATTATTGCAAACATACACTGGTAGATCATAAATGTCTGGTGCGGGATAGTTGCTGCATAATCCGGATTGGGAATGAGACCAACCCCGCTTAGCCCAAGCCATTCCAGTCCGCCGATTATCCCCATCCTGTCAGGTCCAAATGCGATAGAGTAGCCGAACAGAACCCATTGAACAGTGATCAACCCTACAAGGATGAAACTCTGCATCATAGTGCCGAGTACATTTTTCCTCCGTACAAGACCGCTATAGAATAATGCAAGACCCGGTATGGTCATTAACATTACCAGCGCTGCAGAGATTAAAATAAACGCTGTATCTCCTGAATTAATCTGACTTTCCATACAAACTCCTCCTTCATTTTTGTTATCAGGAGGGTATAAAGCAAAATACATGCCATAGCATTTTAATTGCTTAACTATATGATTTATAAGTCTTTTTTAATTTAGAGAGATTACAAACATCAATAATACTTATTACAAAAATGTAAAACCGCAGGACAATATTACATTTTTGTAATGTTGTCCTGCAATGTTTTATATAGCGTCTTCCCCTCTCTCACCGGTTCTGATTCGAACAGTCTCTGTAACATTTGTGATAAATATTTTCCCATCTCCCAATTTACCGGTCCTGGCAGAGTCCACAATTGCGGAGATAACCTTCTCTGCGATTTCATCTGTTACAACGACCTCTATCTTTGTCTTAGGTAAAAAATCAATCACGTATTCAGCGCCCCTGTACAGCTCTGCATGTCCCTTCTGGCGCCCGAATCCCTTTACATCCGAGACCGTCATACCTGTGACCCCTGCCTGGTTTAAGGCATTCTTGACATCATCAAGTTTAAATGGCCTTATTACTGCTACTATCTTTTTCATGGTTCCTCCAATAATTATTTATGACTCTTATTTAAGATAAAATCAGGGTACGCTGACACCGCTACTTCACTCTGGTCTAATCCCTCAATCTCCATCTCTTCCGACACCCTGAGCGGGACTATCTTATCAAGTATCTTAAAGAAGATATACATCACAATACCTACGAATACAAAATTGGTGACGACCCCGATAATCTGGGCGGCAAGCTGTGATGCATTACCATAAAACAACCCGGTAACAGTACCGGCAACACCGTTTAATCCATCACCGTACGTCCCGTCTGCAAAAAGTCCAACAGCAATAACACCCCACGCCCCGTTTACACCATGAACAGATACTGCTCCAACAGGGTCATCAATCTTCAGGGTACGCTCAACAAAAACCACACTGATGCACAGGATCACTCCTGCGATTGCACCAATGATTGCGGCTGAGACAGAGTTCACAAAGGCACAGGGCGCCGTAATGGCAACAAGCCCTGCTAAAAAGCCGTTGGCAACCATAGAGATATCAGGCTTGCCGTAGAAAATCCACATATAGAGCATTGAGAAAAATGCCCCGGTAGCCGATGCAAGCATGGTATTGACCGCTACTACACCGAT
It includes:
- a CDS encoding P-II family nitrogen regulator, giving the protein MKKIVAVIRPFKLDDVKNALNQAGVTGMTVSDVKGFGRQKGHAELYRGAEYVIDFLPKTKIEVVVTDEIAEKVISAIVDSARTGKLGDGKIFITNVTETVRIRTGERGEDAI
- a CDS encoding ammonium transporter — encoded protein: MYFALYPPDNKNEGGVCMESQINSGDTAFILISAALVMLMTIPGLALFYSGLVRRKNVLGTMMQSFILVGLITVQWVLFGYSIAFGPDRMGIIGGLEWLGLSGVGLIPNPDYAATIPHQTFMIYQCMFAIITPCLIAGAYAERMKFSAFVIFSLLWTTIVYDPLAHWVWGLGGWMRNMGALDFAGGTVVHISSGITALLAAILIGKRVGYMREPMPPHNMTLVVMGASLLWFGWFGFNAGSALTSGGLATSAFVVTHIAAAAALLAWTFVEWVHHGKPTILGAASGAVAGLVAITPASGFVGPVSAILIGIGAGVICFYSVVILKNKFGYDDSLDAFGVHGVGGTWGAIATGLFASKAVNPAGADGLFFGNPHQLWIQVIATVASLVFAFVVSFILLKIVDLIVGLRVSNEDEIMGLDLTQHNETGYSM
- a CDS encoding P-II family nitrogen regulator, with the translated sequence MKKVEAIIKPFKLDEVKDALNKIGIKGNTVTEVKGFGRQKGHTELYRGAEYVVDFLPKIKLEVVVSDDLVEKVIETIVNTAKTGRIGDGKIFVTNVEDVVRIRTGERGEDAI